Proteins encoded by one window of Phycisphaeraceae bacterium:
- the cas2 gene encoding CRISPR-associated endonuclease Cas2 codes for MHLSGYRFMWVVAMFDLPVDSKKARKEYAQFRKALLKNGFAMMQFSVYIRHAASRENAEVHMKRVEAAVPPDGEVRVITITDKQFERMRVFWGKKRQKPEPAPAQLELF; via the coding sequence ATGCACCTGAGCGGGTACCGATTCATGTGGGTAGTGGCAATGTTTGACCTGCCGGTGGACTCGAAGAAGGCTCGCAAGGAGTATGCGCAGTTTCGCAAAGCCTTGCTCAAGAATGGGTTTGCCATGATGCAGTTCAGCGTGTACATTCGTCATGCAGCCAGCCGCGAAAACGCGGAAGTCCACATGAAACGGGTCGAGGCAGCGGTGCCGCCCGATGGGGAAGTGCGGGTCATCACGATCACGGACAAGCAGTTCGAGAGGATGCGAGTATTTTGGGGAAAAAAGCGACAGAAACCAGAGCCGGCCCCGGCTCAACTGGAACTTTTCTGA
- a CDS encoding DUF2130 domain-containing protein, giving the protein MTDVKIECPHCHKSFKLNETLAAPLVEETRRKLEKEFESKEEDLDAKRKAFADEQTAAEKVRKDIEKERAALAMEREKIDEQVAEQVAEQRATIERDAAKKAKQKYDEKIAERDAEKEELEEAMKEKDMKLAEAQQAQKDAIRKQRELDEKIRELDLAAEKKAAELVAPQLEKAKKDAEEAARLRIAEKDKVIEAQKEQLAEAQRKLEQGSQQLQGEIQELDLEKRLADAFRRDTFEEVAKGQRGADMLHRVLSETGQACGSILWESKRTKNWDGKWLDKLKQDQRAAKADLAVIVTQTMPPGLDTFAEIEGVWVTTPALTIALAAALRHALTEAALARRATEGQQDKMAILYQYLTGPQFRQRVEAIKEAFTAMQADLITERTVYERHWAKRQKQIDRVMASTVGMWGELQAIAGASLQQIEGLEMKALETSTQEGEQ; this is encoded by the coding sequence ATGACCGACGTGAAAATCGAGTGCCCACACTGCCACAAGTCTTTCAAGCTCAATGAGACGTTGGCCGCGCCGCTCGTAGAGGAGACTCGCCGCAAACTCGAAAAGGAGTTTGAGAGCAAGGAAGAGGACTTGGACGCCAAGCGCAAGGCGTTTGCTGACGAGCAGACGGCCGCCGAGAAGGTACGCAAGGACATTGAGAAGGAAAGAGCGGCGCTGGCAATGGAGCGGGAGAAGATCGACGAGCAGGTTGCCGAACAAGTCGCTGAGCAGCGAGCCACGATCGAGCGCGACGCCGCAAAGAAGGCCAAGCAGAAGTACGATGAGAAAATTGCCGAGCGTGATGCGGAAAAGGAAGAACTCGAAGAGGCGATGAAGGAGAAGGACATGAAACTCGCCGAGGCTCAGCAAGCGCAGAAGGATGCCATCCGCAAGCAGCGAGAACTCGACGAGAAGATACGCGAACTGGACCTTGCCGCGGAGAAGAAAGCCGCGGAACTGGTCGCGCCCCAACTGGAAAAGGCCAAGAAGGATGCCGAGGAGGCCGCCCGGCTGCGCATCGCCGAGAAGGACAAGGTCATCGAAGCCCAGAAGGAGCAACTTGCTGAGGCTCAGCGAAAACTCGAACAAGGCTCTCAGCAGTTGCAGGGCGAGATTCAGGAACTCGATCTTGAAAAGCGGCTCGCTGACGCATTCCGTCGCGACACCTTTGAGGAGGTGGCGAAGGGGCAGCGTGGGGCGGACATGCTGCATCGCGTGCTCAGCGAAACAGGCCAAGCCTGCGGCTCGATCCTCTGGGAGTCCAAACGTACCAAGAACTGGGACGGCAAGTGGCTGGACAAACTGAAACAGGACCAACGGGCGGCTAAGGCCGACCTCGCCGTGATCGTGACACAGACGATGCCCCCGGGTTTGGACACCTTCGCCGAGATCGAGGGGGTGTGGGTCACGACGCCCGCGCTTACGATCGCGCTCGCGGCGGCGTTGCGGCACGCGCTCACCGAAGCGGCGCTGGCTCGGCGGGCGACCGAAGGCCAGCAGGACAAGATGGCGATCCTCTACCAATACCTGACCGGCCCGCAGTTCCGGCAGCGCGTCGAAGCGATCAAGGAAGCCTTCACGGCGATGCAGGCCGACCTTATCACCGAGCGCACGGTCTACGAGCGGCACTGGGCAAAGCGGCAGAAGCAGATCGACCGCGTAATGGCATCGACCGTTGGCATGTGGGGCGAATTGCAGGCGATCGCGGGGGCATCGCTGCAGCAGATTGAGGGATTGGAGATGAAGGCGCTTGAAACAAGCACTCAGGAAGGGGAGCAGTAA
- a CDS encoding PEP-CTERM sorting domain-containing protein, translating into MRYTAMIAAVTLASGFAHAQLIQPDSAVAGSEFNNQYLVTNAINGSGLPAGFGLDSVHATYTTFNHWTTASGALQAGNAWATFSFNDPQSLARFHMWNHLSNGVAADPGYAITRFNLELFDADSNLIGSLLNVSALPHVHVAQTFDFGLTHNISSVKITILANNGSTQYTGLAEVAFDAVPAPGAVALLGLGAITGLRRRR; encoded by the coding sequence ATGCGATACACTGCAATGATTGCCGCTGTTACTCTCGCTTCCGGCTTCGCCCACGCGCAGCTCATCCAGCCCGACTCGGCCGTCGCCGGCAGTGAGTTCAACAACCAGTATCTTGTGACCAACGCCATCAACGGCAGCGGCCTGCCCGCCGGGTTTGGCCTCGACAGCGTCCATGCTACATACACTACTTTCAACCACTGGACCACCGCATCGGGCGCTCTTCAGGCGGGCAACGCCTGGGCGACGTTTTCCTTCAATGATCCTCAGTCGCTGGCCCGGTTCCATATGTGGAACCACCTGTCCAACGGCGTCGCGGCCGACCCGGGCTACGCCATCACACGATTCAACCTCGAACTCTTCGACGCCGACAGCAACCTCATCGGTTCGCTGCTCAATGTGTCGGCGCTGCCTCATGTGCATGTGGCCCAGACCTTTGATTTCGGCCTGACGCACAACATCAGCAGCGTCAAGATCACGATCCTGGCCAACAACGGCTCGACGCAGTACACGGGCCTGGCGGAAGTTGCGTTTGATGCTGTGCCCGCGCCCGGTGCGGTCGCACTGCTGGGCCTCGGGGCAATCACGGGGCTGCGCCGCCGTCGCTGA
- a CDS encoding HNH endonuclease, with protein sequence MPQQTTVLGLDIGSNSVGSAWIDAKTGTITRGISIFPAGVDETDDKRGDPKNANRRNARRTRITLARRAQRKRELRLALIDADLLPPTKEEFKKLLETTDPWDLRRRGLSEALSPYEFGRVLLHLAQRRGALGLSIADPEDGEEASESEDGKVKAAIGAVRAEMIVRKVRTFGEFIAMLRDERRTPIQASNGRTTGAKGGPREYCNPVRNKAGSYERCADRPMIRDEFKHLWTAQKKFGGALAPLLTGTLCELLDNEQGDSVWKHKGLLFGQRRATWDLGTLGRCVLHPEERCIAHADRYASRFLVIETVNNLRIIERGQSARPLTPDEREKIIAYLSGPLGMIAASEKKDRKTGEVKITPERPKRTVSVTDLRNLMGTSAEGWGRASKTSHYRFNIESDDDRTINTDWFSREIVHGAIGAEAWDAMSERMKDGFNRAILRFDPDEPDDAKKLKAGVMSWGGLDEERADRLIEAWKTRPRPDARRLNMSRRAVRNILSVMEQAWTDEAGTARWITQIEVRKVIAADDDSLDVQSGRKLDDLTRRRYATGAKGATARDRYYMGKHTLRKPDGSAVIGPDGHPLAEPPPAPLISNPVVRKAIHEVRRHLVEYMTAFGRKPDTITIELAREAKMGAKDADKLLFKNRLRNRIRNEIVRDFKLDAPGVTSTQQRAAVDRVILCVQQGGVCPLCGQGGLTTRNAANGEGCEVAHIIPRASGGHNGLSNIVLSHTKCNREMGRRTPRQYFNEKLPGGFDEGLRFVEGIYVDRARPKPSELKSATGEPLWSAYFIEREDRAKLEQFKKDIKDIQDMTNRQEAATKYAARQVMAYLADALYDGTGLPERGGTRRIYATDGLWTSRLRREWGLFFDPHDKRSHDLSDTEKHIRQEKDRGDHRHHAIDAIVIALCTPEIQRAWDAREKQADIDGINTADEEQMANYRRANPLPVPAPFTSRDAFRAAVEESVYGERGSIVPVCHRPVKRKLIGALHQKTLHGPVLDREGNLTNLYTAKKSVLALTPNHLRLPRLENSKEAIDRLADRRIKEKGIEAKAARKWARELIKSPAYTPATIDPPPEISGIVRDADLRRRLRLCLYENGLDPDNFKANELKKLVEAGKIRHASGVPIKSVVLLRTMSDPVLIDRKKMDYSTGRMIRDDDPASKRAYLGGNNHHVEIRVAPDKTGQAVWTGEIVSAFEAAQRNLARLGAFRAAGVPKPKVYRDLPAAEKNRWRPIIRQIEQAHPIVDRRDNDKKGGAFLMSLSEGETLYMADKTSGIPGYFVVAMIFGTSRIILVPHWDARAATGRKDSEGRKVSDSVREQFEVSPNVLKSLAPPGHPHAVKVRISPLGTVTVLERD encoded by the coding sequence ATGCCCCAACAAACAACCGTCCTCGGCCTCGACATCGGGTCCAACTCCGTCGGGTCCGCGTGGATCGACGCGAAGACCGGCACCATCACGCGCGGCATCTCCATCTTCCCCGCCGGGGTTGATGAGACCGACGACAAGCGCGGCGACCCGAAGAACGCCAATCGCCGCAATGCACGCCGCACGCGCATCACGCTCGCCCGCCGCGCCCAGCGCAAACGCGAACTGCGTCTGGCCCTGATCGACGCGGATCTGCTGCCGCCCACGAAAGAAGAGTTCAAGAAACTCCTTGAAACCACCGACCCGTGGGACTTGCGCCGCCGCGGCTTGAGCGAGGCTCTCTCGCCATATGAGTTCGGACGCGTACTGCTGCATCTGGCGCAGCGACGCGGTGCCCTCGGCCTGTCCATCGCGGACCCGGAAGACGGCGAGGAAGCGAGCGAGAGCGAAGACGGCAAAGTCAAGGCTGCCATCGGTGCCGTGCGGGCCGAGATGATTGTGCGCAAGGTCCGGACTTTTGGCGAGTTCATCGCGATGCTGCGCGATGAGCGTCGAACGCCGATTCAAGCAAGCAACGGGCGAACTACCGGCGCCAAAGGCGGCCCACGCGAGTATTGCAACCCTGTACGCAACAAGGCGGGCAGTTACGAGCGCTGCGCCGATCGCCCGATGATCCGCGATGAGTTCAAACATCTCTGGACTGCACAGAAAAAGTTCGGCGGTGCGCTCGCCCCACTGCTCACCGGCACACTCTGTGAACTGCTCGACAACGAACAGGGCGACAGTGTGTGGAAACACAAGGGTCTGCTCTTCGGCCAGCGCCGCGCGACGTGGGATCTGGGCACGCTGGGCCGCTGCGTGCTGCACCCCGAAGAGCGCTGCATCGCGCACGCCGACCGCTACGCCAGCCGCTTTCTGGTCATCGAGACGGTCAACAACCTGCGCATCATCGAACGCGGCCAATCCGCACGCCCGCTCACGCCCGACGAGCGCGAAAAGATCATCGCGTACCTGAGTGGGCCTCTGGGCATGATTGCGGCGTCAGAAAAGAAGGACCGCAAGACGGGTGAAGTTAAGATCACGCCCGAGCGACCCAAACGCACGGTCAGCGTGACGGACCTGCGCAACCTGATGGGAACCAGCGCCGAAGGCTGGGGACGCGCAAGCAAAACCTCGCACTACCGCTTCAACATCGAAAGCGACGATGACCGCACGATCAACACCGACTGGTTCAGCCGCGAGATCGTGCACGGGGCGATCGGGGCTGAAGCGTGGGACGCGATGAGCGAGCGCATGAAGGATGGCTTCAATCGCGCGATCCTGCGCTTCGATCCCGATGAACCAGACGACGCGAAGAAACTCAAGGCAGGAGTCATGTCATGGGGCGGCCTCGACGAAGAGCGTGCTGATCGACTCATCGAAGCGTGGAAGACGCGCCCGCGACCCGATGCCAGGCGCCTGAACATGAGCCGCCGCGCGGTGCGCAACATCCTGAGTGTGATGGAGCAGGCGTGGACCGATGAAGCAGGGACAGCGCGTTGGATCACCCAGATCGAGGTCCGCAAAGTGATCGCGGCCGATGACGATTCTCTTGACGTGCAGAGCGGGCGGAAACTCGATGACCTGACCCGCCGCCGCTACGCGACCGGGGCCAAGGGCGCGACCGCTCGTGACCGCTATTACATGGGCAAGCACACCCTGCGCAAGCCCGACGGCTCGGCGGTCATCGGCCCCGATGGCCACCCCCTCGCCGAGCCGCCGCCCGCGCCGCTCATCTCGAACCCGGTCGTGCGCAAGGCGATCCACGAAGTGCGGCGGCACCTTGTTGAGTACATGACCGCGTTCGGCCGCAAGCCCGACACCATCACCATCGAACTGGCGCGCGAAGCGAAGATGGGCGCGAAAGACGCGGACAAACTGCTCTTCAAGAACCGGCTGCGCAACCGCATCCGCAACGAGATTGTGCGGGACTTCAAACTTGATGCTCCGGGCGTGACGAGCACGCAGCAGCGGGCCGCCGTCGATCGCGTCATCCTGTGCGTGCAGCAGGGCGGTGTCTGCCCGTTGTGCGGGCAGGGCGGATTGACGACCAGAAACGCGGCAAACGGAGAAGGCTGCGAAGTCGCGCACATCATCCCCCGCGCCAGTGGCGGACACAACGGCCTGTCGAACATCGTCCTGTCGCACACCAAGTGCAATCGGGAGATGGGTCGCCGCACGCCGCGGCAGTATTTCAACGAGAAGTTGCCCGGCGGTTTTGATGAAGGTCTGCGCTTCGTTGAAGGGATCTATGTGGATCGCGCGCGGCCTAAGCCGTCGGAGCTCAAGAGCGCCACCGGTGAGCCGCTGTGGAGCGCGTACTTCATCGAGCGCGAGGACCGCGCCAAACTCGAGCAGTTCAAGAAGGACATCAAAGACATTCAGGACATGACCAACCGGCAGGAGGCCGCGACCAAGTACGCCGCGCGGCAGGTCATGGCGTATCTGGCTGACGCGCTCTATGACGGCACCGGCCTGCCCGAACGCGGCGGCACGCGCCGCATCTACGCGACCGATGGCCTGTGGACAAGCCGGCTTCGCCGCGAATGGGGCCTGTTTTTCGATCCGCACGACAAGCGGTCCCATGATCTGAGCGACACGGAAAAGCACATCCGCCAGGAGAAGGATCGCGGCGATCACCGCCACCACGCGATCGATGCGATCGTCATTGCGCTGTGCACGCCCGAGATCCAGCGGGCGTGGGACGCTCGAGAAAAGCAGGCCGACATCGACGGCATCAACACGGCCGACGAAGAACAGATGGCCAACTACCGTCGGGCCAACCCGCTGCCAGTGCCCGCTCCGTTCACGTCGCGCGACGCGTTCCGCGCGGCTGTCGAGGAATCGGTCTATGGCGAGCGCGGCTCGATCGTGCCGGTGTGCCACCGGCCAGTAAAGCGCAAACTCATCGGGGCGCTGCATCAGAAGACGCTCCATGGGCCGGTCCTGGATCGAGAAGGAAACCTGACCAATTTGTACACGGCCAAGAAAAGTGTGTTGGCACTGACACCAAACCATTTGCGGCTCCCTCGCTTGGAAAATTCCAAGGAGGCCATCGATCGGTTAGCCGACCGCCGCATCAAGGAAAAGGGCATTGAAGCGAAAGCTGCCCGCAAATGGGCTCGCGAGTTGATCAAGTCCCCCGCATATACGCCAGCAACGATTGACCCCCCGCCTGAGATCAGCGGAATCGTGCGCGATGCTGATCTGCGTCGCCGCTTGCGCCTGTGCCTTTATGAGAACGGCCTCGATCCCGACAACTTCAAGGCTAACGAACTCAAAAAGCTGGTCGAGGCGGGCAAGATTCGCCACGCATCGGGCGTGCCCATCAAGTCCGTCGTCCTGTTGCGCACCATGTCCGACCCGGTGCTCATTGACCGTAAGAAGATGGATTACTCTACTGGTCGCATGATTCGCGATGACGACCCCGCATCAAAGCGTGCATATCTTGGTGGCAACAACCATCATGTTGAGATCCGCGTCGCACCCGACAAGACGGGGCAGGCGGTGTGGACTGGCGAAATTGTGTCAGCCTTTGAAGCAGCGCAGCGCAATCTCGCTCGTTTGGGAGCCTTTCGCGCGGCGGGTGTGCCCAAGCCAAAGGTTTATCGCGATTTGCCTGCTGCCGAAAAGAATCGCTGGCGACCCATTATCCGTCAAATTGAGCAGGCCCACCCGATCGTCGATCGTCGCGACAACGACAAGAAGGGCGGCGCGTTCCTGATGAGCCTGAGTGAGGGTGAAACGCTGTACATGGCAGACAAAACCTCAGGAATTCCAGGATACTTCGTGGTTGCCATGATTTTCGGCACGAGCAGAATCATTCTGGTGCCACACTGGGATGCGAGAGCCGCCACCGGCAGAAAGGACTCAGAGGGCAGAAAGGTCAGCGACTCTGTCAGAGAACAGTTTGAAGTCTCACCAAACGTCCTCAAATCCCTGGCCCCGCCCGGTCATCCGCACGCGGTCAAGGTTCGCATCAGCCCGCTGGGCACGGTCACCGTGCTCGAACGTGATTGA
- a CDS encoding AAA family ATPase, which yields MQTLSKVSIYNFKSCRNLEDVEFADFTPLVGYNNAGKSNVLAALQWVLKKSVLPESAFFDPASAVRVEARITGLTQKIIDNLGTTHKPKIEPFVKDGVVEIQREQPRPGGSASDIKLKVRDLSKPAGDAAAWKENPSGIDNAISALFPEPISIAAMDDAGKDIGKFETGSTIGKLIAKLMTAMKETQGKEIARRLDELRKLLDAEGDERAIELENFDRKANGIVAEFFPGVEVRVHVPAPELTTMFKAGTIKVYETNGAGPVDPNGRDVSSLGHGAQRAIQMALIRQLAESAEASKGGRTLLLIDEPELYMHPQAVAKVRSALRKLSSGPYQVIFTTHSPLMIGRDEIGAVLVLCKNDANGTTKRKRLAQAIAALEKEAQAQLDELFSVEGAGQVLFSDRVILAEGKTERELVPDLFEALYGAPPADHRIGFVALDGSGNTAKCLKVLGQMGIPTRAVVDLDYAFRGAVSSKVLDVNDEDIAACKALCPAIADAMGVALGDDGFFSKHKRRECFEILAADVTAEKYISSLHTKLKDKDIWLWTKGAIEPHVGLTSKDYKAWHAMRKALQQKKLGAVADSTGVEACLRWLAGE from the coding sequence ATGCAAACACTCTCAAAAGTCTCGATCTATAACTTCAAGTCCTGCAGGAATCTCGAAGATGTCGAGTTCGCCGACTTCACTCCGCTCGTCGGCTACAACAACGCAGGCAAGTCGAATGTGCTCGCGGCCCTTCAATGGGTGCTGAAAAAATCCGTTCTGCCGGAATCCGCCTTCTTTGACCCGGCGTCGGCTGTTCGGGTCGAAGCCCGCATCACCGGCCTGACCCAGAAGATCATCGACAACCTGGGCACGACCCACAAACCGAAGATCGAACCCTTCGTCAAAGACGGCGTCGTCGAGATTCAGCGTGAACAGCCCAGGCCCGGTGGATCAGCCAGCGACATCAAGCTCAAAGTCAGAGATCTGTCGAAGCCCGCTGGCGATGCTGCCGCTTGGAAGGAGAATCCGTCCGGCATCGACAACGCGATTTCCGCTCTCTTTCCGGAGCCGATCTCAATCGCTGCGATGGACGATGCCGGAAAGGACATCGGCAAGTTTGAGACAGGCTCAACAATCGGCAAACTCATCGCCAAGTTGATGACCGCGATGAAGGAGACTCAGGGCAAGGAAATCGCGAGGCGATTGGACGAATTGCGAAAGTTGCTCGATGCCGAGGGTGACGAGCGTGCGATTGAACTTGAGAATTTTGACAGGAAGGCCAATGGAATCGTAGCGGAGTTTTTTCCAGGCGTCGAAGTAAGAGTCCACGTTCCTGCCCCGGAACTCACCACCATGTTCAAGGCTGGCACGATTAAGGTCTATGAGACGAATGGAGCCGGTCCGGTTGATCCGAACGGACGCGATGTGTCATCGCTTGGGCACGGCGCTCAGCGCGCCATTCAGATGGCGCTGATCCGACAACTCGCGGAGTCAGCGGAAGCCAGCAAGGGCGGTCGGACGCTTCTTCTGATCGATGAACCCGAACTCTACATGCACCCGCAGGCCGTTGCAAAGGTGCGCAGCGCGCTTCGCAAACTCTCGTCCGGGCCCTATCAGGTCATCTTCACGACTCATTCTCCGCTCATGATCGGGCGGGACGAGATCGGTGCGGTTCTGGTACTGTGTAAGAACGACGCGAACGGCACGACGAAGCGCAAGCGTCTCGCGCAGGCCATTGCGGCATTGGAGAAAGAAGCACAGGCGCAGCTGGACGAACTCTTCAGCGTCGAGGGCGCGGGCCAAGTTCTCTTCTCTGACCGTGTTATTCTCGCAGAAGGAAAGACGGAGCGGGAGTTGGTTCCCGATCTGTTTGAAGCCCTGTACGGTGCTCCGCCTGCCGACCACCGCATAGGTTTCGTTGCGTTGGATGGCTCCGGCAACACAGCCAAATGCCTGAAAGTCCTGGGTCAGATGGGCATCCCGACGCGAGCGGTCGTGGACTTGGACTATGCGTTTAGAGGAGCCGTGTCGTCGAAGGTGCTCGACGTGAACGATGAGGACATTGCGGCATGCAAGGCACTGTGTCCGGCGATCGCAGATGCGATGGGCGTTGCTTTGGGAGACGACGGTTTCTTCAGCAAGCACAAGCGGAGGGAGTGCTTTGAGATACTTGCTGCGGACGTAACTGCAGAGAAGTACATCTCGTCGTTGCACACCAAGCTCAAAGACAAAGACATCTGGCTATGGACGAAAGGCGCGATCGAGCCGCATGTGGGCCTTACGTCGAAAGACTACAAGGCTTGGCACGCGATGCGAAAGGCTCTGCAACAGAAGAAGCTTGGTGCCGTCGCCGATTCTACAGGGGTGGAAGCATGCCTGCGGTGGCTGGCCGGTGAGTAA
- a CDS encoding SRPBCC family protein, whose product MPLIELETQIAAPIERVFDLARSIDAHMASTTGSRERPVAGRTSGLIELGETVTWEATHFCIRQKLSVQITAFVRPHLFADEMIRGTFASMKHFHRFAESRVGTVMKDEFHFRAPYGMLGRIAECMFLTGYMKRFLAKRAAELKSMAESDEWRRYITSAGEQCDAEQPLIRDASREGSYDAPSR is encoded by the coding sequence ATGCCCCTGATCGAACTCGAAACTCAGATCGCTGCACCCATTGAACGCGTGTTCGATCTCGCTCGGAGCATCGACGCTCACATGGCCAGCACGACAGGATCTCGCGAGAGGCCCGTCGCTGGACGCACATCGGGCCTCATCGAACTCGGTGAGACCGTCACATGGGAAGCGACTCATTTTTGCATCAGGCAGAAACTCTCCGTCCAGATCACGGCCTTCGTTCGACCCCATCTGTTCGCAGACGAGATGATACGCGGCACCTTCGCCTCAATGAAGCATTTCCATCGGTTTGCCGAGTCCCGTGTAGGAACGGTGATGAAGGATGAGTTTCACTTTCGCGCTCCATATGGAATGCTCGGCCGAATTGCAGAATGTATGTTCTTGACCGGCTACATGAAGAGATTTCTTGCCAAGCGCGCCGCCGAACTCAAGTCCATGGCGGAGTCAGACGAATGGCGCCGCTACATCACAAGCGCGGGAGAACAATGCGATGCCGAACAACCGTTGATCCGCGATGCGAGTCGTGAGGGTTCCTATGACGCTCCATCCCGATGA
- the cas1 gene encoding type II CRISPR-associated endonuclease Cas1 has protein sequence MIRRTVEISREPAHLATRDEQLLILRCEREPQRLPARPANLAGSIPIEDLGVLVVDERDTTYSHAALVKLAEHGSALVVCGRDHQPCGLYLPLSTNTQLLDRLDAQLSASKPCLKRLWQAIVTAKIKAQAENLSHDPASQSRLRALAARVRSGDPDNAEATAAQRYWPALFAGIERVGQPFRRRPGDRDAAPPNNLLDYGYAVLRAAVARAIIAAGLLPALGIKHRRRDNPFCLADDLVEPLRPMIDWKVRALAQRGALGLDQPTKAELLLQLSAPVRVGDGFGPAQVAIGRYIASFVRVLLGEQDALEVPVPWYGQTGDERLTEFDDDPELSTLIGTNEERPEGWHESRRRSQTGQKPPEVEDDRPCT, from the coding sequence GTGATCCGCCGCACCGTCGAGATCAGCCGTGAGCCCGCCCACCTCGCTACGCGCGATGAGCAACTGCTCATCCTGCGCTGCGAGCGCGAGCCGCAGCGACTGCCCGCACGCCCGGCCAACCTCGCGGGCTCGATCCCGATCGAGGATCTGGGCGTGCTGGTCGTCGATGAACGCGACACGACCTATTCGCACGCAGCGCTGGTCAAACTCGCCGAGCACGGCTCAGCCCTGGTTGTGTGCGGCCGCGATCATCAGCCCTGCGGCTTGTACCTGCCGCTGAGCACCAACACGCAACTGCTCGATCGGCTCGACGCCCAGTTGAGCGCAAGCAAGCCGTGCCTCAAGCGCCTGTGGCAGGCCATCGTCACCGCCAAAATCAAGGCTCAGGCCGAGAATCTGTCGCACGATCCGGCGTCGCAGTCGCGGCTGCGGGCCCTGGCCGCCCGCGTACGCAGCGGCGACCCCGACAACGCCGAAGCCACCGCTGCCCAGCGCTACTGGCCCGCCTTGTTTGCGGGTATCGAGCGCGTGGGCCAGCCCTTCCGCCGCAGGCCCGGCGACCGCGACGCGGCCCCGCCCAACAACCTGCTCGATTACGGCTACGCGGTGCTGCGGGCGGCCGTCGCGCGAGCCATCATCGCCGCCGGACTCCTGCCCGCTCTGGGCATCAAGCACCGACGCCGCGACAACCCGTTCTGCCTGGCCGACGACCTTGTCGAACCTCTGCGGCCGATGATCGACTGGAAGGTGCGGGCGCTGGCCCAGCGCGGCGCGCTCGGGCTCGATCAGCCCACCAAGGCCGAACTGCTGTTGCAACTCTCGGCCCCGGTCCGCGTCGGCGACGGCTTCGGGCCGGCACAGGTTGCCATCGGTCGATATATCGCGTCGTTCGTCCGCGTGCTGCTGGGCGAGCAGGATGCGCTCGAGGTGCCCGTGCCGTGGTACGGCCAGACAGGCGATGAAAGGCTGACGGAATTCGATGATGATCCGGAGTTATCCACACTCATCGGCACCAACGAAGAACGCCCGGAAGGGTGGCACGAGTCCCGCCGTCGAAGCCAGACCGGGCAGAAACCGCCGGAAGTCGAGGATGACCGGCCATGCACCTGA